The genomic region GCTGTCCTATTATACTCATGTGTCATATCTGTATGCTTCGCTATACTTCTGCTTAGTCCTCACTCGTTTTCTGTATTTAGAGTAGATTGGTTGAATGTTTCTTATGCAATCAGAGATTCAAATGTTTTCACTATATAACAGCTAGctttttggttaaaaaaaatgcattctgTCAGAATTGTAATACACTGTAcgtatgaatattttttttttttattcaattaatTGTGGACTTTCCACcgtctcttttttttatctaagtTTATCTGCTGACAGTTTTTACCCCAATTTATTTGCTTCTAATGGGCTTGAGTTGCTTTGAACTTGTAAACTTTTCTCTTTGTTCCTGCTTCAATACAGTGTACATCTCCAGACCTGTTCAGAgagtgatgacagtgatctcTCCGCTCCTGTATTAAGTAACAGTTGTTTCCATAGACACAGATACTGTAGGAAGAACCCAAAGGTCTAACTCCATGCTCTGCTTTAATAAATGggtgtgtgttaatataaagaCAACTGATATTTATTGTGCCATTTTCAAGTGATGTCACCCCTGATATTAAGTCCTTTTTTACCAGGTTTTCTAAATAAGCTGTAGTTTGGGTCGTGTAAAATCCCACCATGAACTGGTTCGTCTTAAACAGTACACCTGATGGATGACTGGAAGAGGAGATTCTGGGATTGATTTACTTGAGGTGGGACTCTTTGCAGATGATTGTTCTGTCTACAGCCGTCATGAACAAGCTCTGCAACCACACCTTTCAACATGGGGGTTTTCTGTGTCTATGGAAGGGACTTCCCCATCTACACTCTGCCCATGTGTCTGTCAGAAATTTTGATTAAACGTGATGTGCGATCGCCTCTGCAGGTTTGCTCTAGAGACCTAAACAAACTTTGGGGCTTCCCTGCAGTTATCAACTTGAAGCGACCTGCTATGAGTCAGTTTGTGCAATGTTAATTTAATATCCTGGCTGTTATTGGGGCCCTGGCTTGATTTTTAGCttgattaagaaaaaaaaaaagatttctatTTTATACTTGTTTGAGGACGAACCCCAATAAATTCTGATCAAAAGATGTGCACTTGTGAGCACTATTTTGCATGTTTTGCTTTAAATGTGATGTTAAGCAGTAAGATTCAGAGCAGAAAGAACTGCATTGAGTCCTGTTCAAATCCTGTTAGTAATTCAACATTTAGTAACTTTTCTAGAAATGATGTTGCAAAGAATCTCATCAAAACCTCAGAGATTAATTTATCATCACTGATAAGTTATTAGTATTAatagtgtttttaataaaacgtcagtgatgcagtgtttgttttttttgtcaataaGGGGAAAAGATTTGCATTCAATTAATTTGGAAGAAGTCAGTATTTGAGGATATCCTGCACATCAAGATAATATTGCATATGTTGGATCATCAACAGACTTAATATGCAGaatcttttatttatattagcAGTATAATAAATATTTGTGCAACTTAACAGAAATTCAAAGCTCTTACACAAAATCAAATGTAAGACAGCTGCAAAATGAGACGAGTGGATGGAATAATGAAAACcgctggggaaaaaaaaaattgtttatgaAGAGAACTTGAAGTATGTACTAGAGGATAAGTATTCTGGGTTTAGTGTAGTATTGCCAAGCAATAATCAGATGCTGCCAGTAACTTTCATTtgactgaaataaataaaaaaaaggcgaTTTCTAATACAATTGTCAGCTCATGCTTTCATTTGGACTTGTGGCAGTGAGGGACTTCTCTGATAGTTTCTCTCTCACCCCGGGTTTAAACATGATTTACAACAAAACAGAGTTTTAATCACAGCCTTTGTGTACTTTCTGTGTTGAGTCATCTATGTAGTAAGGAAAAAAGTAATGCAAGAAACATATATTGCAATTTATGGTTAAATTGGAGAGGGGTGATTATAAATGTAATTGACAAACATTTACTCAGcatgacatttttaaatgtcatgaaGTGATTCAAGAACATTAAGGATTTGTCTTTTCTATTCTCTCTTTACTATACTTGGCATTTTAACAGGCCAAGAGTTGATTATCTAAACTCTGATAAATTCTGAAATAATTGAGATGTGTACAGTAATTACAAAAATTAAATGCTATTcatgttaatttgatttgtatacaTACGCTGatataaaaaaacttgtaaatgaAATACGTATATGAAACTTCTGTTatggtccgtgtgtgtgtgtatttaagttGGGGGCAAAGTGAATACAGAAAGTGATTGCAGCCTTTGTTTTTGGGGATGTCAGTGTCCAGTTAAATGAAAGTTAAGGAGATATTTATATGTAATGTTTTCTCTGTTGCTGATTGAGCTGCATATTTTTCTGTCGGAACCTTCAACCCGGAACTATTGGCAGTGGACATTGTATCAGTCGAACAGTTTATAGTGAGAGACAGCGTACCCATGAGTGTGTAAACTTCACTTTTATCCTCTGAAGTTCGCTTACTAGTCATAGACTGTCTAAATAAAGTCGCTGGAGTGTTCTTCAGGTCCGTATGGAGCTTGTAGGGAGCACGTTTGACGACTCTGTGTTTTCGGAGGCAAGAGACCgagtgtgtgcgtctctgtCTTCATACAACGCTAAACTGTGTGAACCAGAGGTGAGTGAGTCCGACTCTAACCAACCAAACCAGGCAGGTTAACGCTGGTAGTCTTGAAGTCAGGACTCAGTACTGCCAGGAAGGTTCAATGCCGAGTGGACAGTGTAAACAGGTGTAAATAAACTGTGATGTTAGCCTGTCAACATTAGCCTTCCAATCATTGCTAGCAAACTTTCGACTGCTTAGGTACCTGCTGTCACTAACCTGTTAACGTTAGCCTACCAAGCCTGTCCATATTAGCCTAATAATTATTACTTGCTATCATTGGACTGATGAAGTACCTGCTATCGCTAGCCTGCCAACATTAGCTTGCTAATCGTTGCTCGCTAACAGAAGACTGCTGAAGTAAGATAGGAGATTAAGATACAGAgatacatttattcatcccaaactCAATTTAGAAGATAGAAGTACCTGCTATCATTAGCCTCACAACGTTAGCCACTGCTACATCAATAAGGCGCCTCTCATCAGAATAATTCTTTGAATATTTGTAAAGGTTTTGTAAAGAACGATGTGACTTATTTACGACATACTTATAAGTAATCAAATGTAACAAACGGCATGTAtcaatttttgttttattcaatccTGGTGTCCTTTATACTTTGTACCAAATACATTATATAGTCAGCAGTTTTCCCTAAATGAGCAAAGATACTCTCAGGGTGTAAAATCGAGAGAAAATGTTAGCTAGCTGTTAAACATTAAAGCTGAATAAACTGGATCAAAGTGTATTTATCCATGTTGCTCTATATGTATGTGTGATCATGTTAACCTAGTCCTAGTGTGTCTTATTTGTTGagtatgtgttgtgtttgttctttGGTTCAGTGACACTTTCTCATGTTGCATGTGTGGCTTAGGTTCTTGTACAATGTGTAAAAGTCCAGAACATTCTCCACCAGTCAATGATAAGTGGCCCCTAATGACTcaagtgtctttgtgttgttctcCTTGTCTTGCTCCTCTGCAGTGGTTTTGTGACAGCGCTGCTCTCGATACAGACGATGCGCTGGAGAAACAGAAAGTTTACAAGTTCAGAGGTGACTTGGCCGTGAGACAGGGGAACCATCAGGTTGGTATTTGGTCAATCGATCATCTCGAACCTCAGACCACTGCAATTTTCCTGTTTCACACAGACTATCTGAAAAGTTAGTGGCCAGAGTATCTGAGGATTTTAGTTTATTCTCCTTAAACATTCTGAGCTTATTTACGGCAAAACTGTTTTCATGAACCAGTATTGAAGCATTTATGTGATGCTGCTCTtcaatttttaaatgtaaatcaagAGGATGTCAGTGGTACAGCTTCTGTCGTGTATCCAAAAGAGCACTGAAGGTTTTcatcactttttaatttagaCTATGATATCATTTGTTTACTTATTACCTACCATGTTTCAGTgtaaactatatatattgtagtCGGCATGCAGTTTTCCTTAAAGTACAGAAAAACTATCTGAAGACCTGAAATAAGATCAAACCAGATTAAGTTTTTAGAATAGTAAAAATTGTTGTGAACTGctatatttttacaaaacactgCTATGTGACCATGATGTGTGGTTATACACACATGCAATGGTCCGTTATTTTCTGTGATTTCACAGTAACGGTACCAACAAAAGCTGCTTGGAACAAATTAAGATGTTGACTGGACTCATAGTCGCTGCCACATGATAACCTTTTCTCTTGATACCTCATTGTCCACTTTGATGTgtagtgtgttgttgtgtttctgttgtcatGGTGTGTGGGTATAGAAAGCCTTAGAAGCATACAGCTGCTGCCTAGAGGTGCTCGCTGACAACAACTTGACCATCAGAAGAGATGTCATGGAGGGAATGGCCCGATGCTGCACCACActgggacagagagacaaggcTCTGCATTTGGCTGACTTACTGGTAAGTCACCTGTGAGATTTTCTTGTGAAGTGAAAATCTCACAGGTGTGCAGTGTTTGTGAATTCATCAAGcggcaccaaattgcacacactcatagatatcttTCCTGCTGACTgtagtttttgtttctttttaattaagATTCTTAAATTATAATATgagaaatcaattaaaatgtaaaaaaaaaaaaaaaaacttatctTGAAATGGTAAAGAAAAGCAATGTAATAAGCCCCCTGATCTGTATCTGCCACAAAATGTaagggttcttccctgatccacACCACATCCATCCACCCAGTTTTGTAGAAATCTGCTCTTTAATTTTAACTCAATCCTGCAAAATATCAAACGAAAAACATAGGTTGTGGTACTTATCTGTTAAGATAAATCCTACACAAAATTCCTAGGtaagaaaaaatgtatttttttcaagcaGCCAGTTACTTTCATGttaatcatttgttttttcccccgTCAATATCATGCAAGTAAACTCATCAAATCTCAAAGCTTTCTTAACACAGGCTTTATTTCTCAATGACTTTAGCTTTATGAGCCAATAACATTTGTGCTTTAATGTGTCTCAGGAAGCTCCAACATTAGTCTGCCTTCAAACACCTGGAACATCTTTAATAATTCAATATACCACATCTGCTTATTGTCGGCCCTCTGGTTTCAATTGTCCACCAGTGTCAGAGTTGCAGCCTTTGccttcagaggttgttttttcaTGCAGAATGTGAAATTACAACAACCCTAATACATCTTAAGTTTTTCAGATGTTCTCTGAAGGAGCCAGGTGCATTTCAgtgtttaattaaaatatcagtAAGAAATGGCTTGAAAAGTTTGTAGTTGGTAGTAATTTTTACAACTTCTCTCTCCAGAGGAAAGAAGCCTCCAACACCAGTCACCTGACCAGCCTCCTGCTGCTGAAGGTCAGCATcagtcagaacacacacacacacacacacacacacacctgtaaatGTAATAACAAAGTTATGttataaacattacatttttattaaaggtCAGCATCTACCAGCATTTTGGAGCCATGGGATCAAAGATGTCATGTCTCCAGCAGCTGTGCAGCCTGCTGCCCTTTAACCCCTGGTACTGGTTCAACCTGGGTCAGATGTGTTTGCAGCTGCTGGAGAACAGACCCACAAGTAGGTTTGACTTCATTTCCTATCTCATTGAATACCTATATCCTTTCTTAAGTCAGTTATGCAGTATGATTTACTTTTTtgctatatataaataaacaatctTGTTCTGTTGTCTATACACTTACTTATGGGTAATGTTGTTTACCTTCACTAGGTTTATGTTCCTCTGAGAGGTGTGAAtcagcagaggagaagaaagatggagagactgAGGAGATacaggaggaggcagcagagatGGATGAGGACAGACTCCGACTCAAAGCTTGGACTTGTTTCGTCAGGACAAGGTACACTGTTTACACAATGTAcgccacatacacacaaaatatcAATCATTCAACAATAGAAGTAGGAACAAATACCACTAGAAACATATTGTAATAGTTGAAAATCATCATGTTTTGTGTAATCCAATAaaactttcatttatttacaaggAATTCTAGAATTTAGGGTttttcttcaacttttgatcagttgtcacttACACTCATGACAACGGAGGACCCGAGATCTGTCCAACTCTCTCAGGGCGGATGATGTtaacaggtctgaacagggccttaATGTCTCCCTGCTTGTTTTGTCTCCCTCAGACTTGTGTTGAGAATCCTCCGGCAGCAGCAGTCCTCCTTTGTGTTGCAGCGCAGTGAACGTGCCCTACAGACGACAGATGAGGCTCTGCAGCGGCTAAATCCTAAAGAATCAACACTGCAGACTCTCACTGAGGTGAGTATGCAATACTGATGCACATCGTATCAAGACCTGATATTTTTGAAGTTAATGTTAGTCTAGTTGAAGGGCCACTGACTTAAAGTCACAAGACAGTTTTACACCATTCAATGTCTCTCTTTGATTGCCCAGGTGATGTCAGAGGACCTAGTCCCAGACAAGATGAGGGAGGACTACCAGGATGGAGAGAGTctggccagtgtgtgtgtgcagagcttcAGAGAGCGCTGGTGGGACAAGATCCTACTGACTGGTGTGTTAGAGACTGACGAAAGTCTGAGTCAGACAGAGACGGACACAGGCTCCTGATGTTGAATGTTTACAGACGGGACTGAAGACCACACTGAAGTCGGCCCAGCCACTGATAGATCCCATTAAAGAGTATCGGACACAGACTGAACGAACTGAAAGTCAGATCCTGGGCCTCATGGTCACTTTATGTCAGTAAATCACTACTACAGCTCAAAAGTTTACTTTTGGTCATTTATAAGGTATATAAAGAcggacacatctccacttccagaTTctaacgctgccatcttgagcattttgagccagagtctgtgcagtagtgatcagCGGCTGGAGCTATGTAGCTAGGTCCAATTGATAaacacactcgaccaatcacgtgTCAGTTTCCCCATATTTATGACATCGAATCAGTATTAAAATGAAACTCTCTGGAAACATGTACATACATCAGTGTTATAACctgaaaatacagaaacaccTAGAAATATGTATATGATGTtgtcattaaatattaattttcttCATaacccatctgctaacatggtggAGGGTGGATTTATAACTTggactgtagccagccaccaggtggcgatcaagaccaGTCATGTCATCATTTTCAGCTACAGTCTATTATTCAAATGGAATAGTAATGTACCAGTGCACAGGGAGATTATCCAGCACCAAACAACCCAGATGTACTTGAATGTTTTCCATCCTCTTCGTACTGTGTGAAATGTAATGACAGTGATTGTGTTCAGCATTGAAGTAAGAAACAATGTCAGACATTTTAATCGGTTGAGTCTAAATCACTCATCAAACATTAAAATTgttgatgtttattttgttattgtttttgcagctgaaatattaaaactatTATTACAACACAAACGTTTATGTTACATGTCTCATCTCAGGACTTGACTGGAGTTAGTCCCATTCAGGTTCTGTGACAACACTAAGCTGCCTGAGCAGCTGACCAACTAACTGAAAACCCATTTGAGGAGAGCAGAGgggtcaaacacaaacactttgaaTATTCTACTAAATCTCCGTTAATGAAAAAATGCAAACATGATCAGTGTCTCCACAGACTGTGGAGTTATTAaacatacacatgaacacacacacatgcgatACAGTTTGACTTTTAACTAAACTGTATCAGGATCAATAATtgtagaacaacaacaaaaattcgGCGTTAGAGTAGTCTCtgactatctctctctctatccatctatctatatctatctatatcacTGCAAAGAACAAATGCTTATCAGTCTAACTAAAAGCCAACAAGCTTATCTTTAGTGATGAATCATAATTAATACTTCAGACATGTACATGATCAGATGTTTCTCACTGAGCATCAGTCATTTTTATAGTAAAAAGCTCTTCTTCAGGACCGAATGTGACAGAAAAGAACATTCACTATTTCAAAGTGACAGCCAAGCCAACACAGCATGTAAACTGATGTGTTGACAAACATTCTCTTGTTGTTCTCACCTTCCTTCCTGCCACATCTCCCGTGGTGTCAGCCAGTCCCTGCTATCTGCCAGTGTTTGCCTGTGAAGCTGTGCcagcctctcgctctccctctcctgctcagCGTCGACCTGCTGCAGGCGCTCCGCCACGTCGCCCTGCCAGTCGGACTCCAGGCCCAGCTGGCACGCCTCCGCCGGGGTTTCCTCCAGGGTCTGAGTGCGAAGAGACACTTAATGgatacaggaggaggagatcacAGATACCTGGGCCAAAATCCAGAGTTGTATGATTGTGAGGCTTTGATAGTTTCTTGTAAAACCTGATGTACGAGTGAATCAAGTTCAAGTATGTTTCAAATTTATGACACATGGTCCATAATGGAATGTGACAATGATCTGTATGTCTGACTCTATGTGATGGAGACGCTCTGTGGggctcttctcctctgtctgccttcctcatcttcctcctcctccgccttcttctcctcctcctccacgtcaTGTCCCATGAGGGAAAATggtcatgaaaagaaaaagatgttaatagaacacaacatgttttAGCCAAATCACTGCAATAATATGGTGTCAATTACATTAATGTAAAAGCTGCAATTGGTCAAAACCTGAAAAGGCTGCCCTGCTACGGCTGTTACACAAGTTTATTAACTCTATATCCAGCAAGGAAGCAGTGATAACTTATTACATTTGATGGTATTACGTTTGAAAGTAATTTTCTAGATTAATAAGAAGCACTATTAGAAACAAAAGCAAATACAAGCCAAGAACAGAAGGTCTCAGAGGTTAAATACGGAGAATTTGTCACCTGTTCATCTGGTCTCCAATAACGGGTGTTGGGAGAAAAATACTGGTGAGCCAGAACGTGCTCTGATGTCTAGGAAGTTCCGAGACTCCAACCAGTGTCGGCACCAATTCACTGCAaaagttattgttattttaaaattcCAAAATTGC from Pleuronectes platessa chromosome 10, fPlePla1.1, whole genome shotgun sequence harbors:
- the zgc:101716 gene encoding uncharacterized protein C8orf76; this encodes MELVGSTFDDSVFSEARDRVCASLSSYNAKLCEPEWFCDSAALDTDDALEKQKVYKFRGDLAVRQGNHQKALEAYSCCLEVLADNNLTIRRDVMEGMARCCTTLGQRDKALHLADLLRKEASNTSHLTSLLLLKVSIYQHFGAMGSKMSCLQQLCSLLPFNPWYWFNLGQMCLQLLENRPTSLCSSERCESAEEKKDGETEEIQEEAAEMDEDRLRLKAWTCFVRTRLVLRILRQQQSSFVLQRSERALQTTDEALQRLNPKESTLQTLTEVMSEDLVPDKMREDYQDGESLASVCVQSFRERWWDKILLTGVLETDESLSQTETDTGS